The proteins below are encoded in one region of Deltaproteobacteria bacterium:
- a CDS encoding aspartate aminotransferase family protein — MKDLLNHAKELLTPALTFHTDIIVKKAEGLYIESQDGKRYMDFSSGLATTNVGHRPPLVIDAVKRQLDEIIHSGCIFRYESEVILAQKLKEITPDGIDMFFFSNSGAEAVEGAVKLARFVTKRQGIIAYTGAFHGRTLGALTLTTSSAKYRKNYHPLLPSVFRAPYPYCYRCFLGHTRDTCSMDCFEYLKRMLKHEIIPEEIAAIIIEPVLGEGGYAVPPKEYIVELRNLCTEHGILMILDEVQTGIGRTGKWFASEHFNITPDIIAIAKGIASGFPLSIVAGTKEIMSKWSYGAHGTTFGGNPVSCAAGIATIKTIKRDNLLDNAEKGGNYALTRLKDLQKKYPAIGDVRGLGFMIGIEFIKPVLSSSKTGTDKSPDAEFCKKVCNQCEEDGLILIKCGIDKNIIRFMPPLITTIDEMRKALEILENAIIHSSIATNLSLR, encoded by the coding sequence ATGAAAGACTTATTAAACCATGCAAAGGAACTTTTGACGCCTGCCTTAACATTTCATACCGACATCATTGTCAAAAAGGCAGAAGGTTTGTATATAGAATCTCAAGATGGCAAGAGATATATGGACTTTTCATCAGGACTTGCAACAACAAATGTAGGGCATCGTCCGCCTCTTGTAATTGATGCTGTCAAAAGACAACTGGATGAAATCATTCATTCAGGCTGTATCTTTCGCTATGAGTCAGAGGTTATCCTTGCACAAAAATTAAAAGAGATTACCCCTGATGGCATTGATATGTTCTTTTTTTCAAACAGCGGTGCAGAGGCTGTTGAAGGTGCAGTAAAACTTGCAAGGTTTGTAACAAAAAGGCAGGGGATAATTGCATATACAGGCGCATTTCACGGGAGGACACTTGGCGCATTAACACTAACCACATCAAGTGCAAAATACAGGAAAAACTATCATCCGCTTTTACCTTCTGTGTTCAGAGCGCCTTACCCATATTGTTATAGATGTTTTCTCGGGCATACAAGGGATACTTGTTCAATGGATTGTTTTGAATATTTAAAAAGGATGCTAAAGCATGAAATAATCCCTGAAGAGATTGCAGCCATTATTATTGAGCCTGTTTTAGGTGAGGGGGGCTATGCTGTGCCTCCAAAGGAATACATTGTTGAATTAAGAAATCTTTGCACAGAGCACGGCATCCTTATGATACTTGACGAAGTACAGACAGGCATTGGCAGGACAGGCAAATGGTTTGCATCAGAGCATTTTAATATTACACCTGACATTATAGCCATTGCTAAAGGCATTGCATCTGGTTTTCCCTTGTCTATAGTTGCAGGGACAAAAGAAATCATGTCAAAGTGGTCATATGGTGCACACGGCACAACATTCGGCGGAAACCCTGTTTCATGTGCAGCAGGCATTGCAACAATTAAGACGATTAAAAGGGATAATTTGCTTGATAATGCAGAAAAGGGCGGTAATTATGCTTTGACAAGGTTAAAGGATTTACAAAAAAAATATCCTGCAATAGGTGATGTAAGAGGGCTTGGTTTTATGATAGGGATTGAATTTATAAAGCCTGTCCTGTCAAGCAGCAAGACAGGAACTGATAAATCCCCTGATGCAGAATTCTGCAAAAAGGTCTGTAACCAGTGTGAAGAAGATGGACTCATCCTCATAAAATGCGGAATTGACAAAAACATCATCCGCTTTATGCCGCCTTTAATAACAACAATAGACGAGATGAGAAAGGCACTTGAAATACTTGAAAATGCCATAATCCATTCTTCTATAGCGACCAATCTTTCTTTAAGATAG
- the rimO gene encoding 30S ribosomal protein S12 methylthiotransferase RimO, with translation MKNRSVCLVSLGCPKNLVDSEVMLGILKEDGYHLVSDEDDADILIVNTCGFISDAKKESVDEILRLAEYKKTGRCRLLIVTGCLTQRYKDELADELPEVDYFIGTGEYFRIADIIKNGAERIIVDKPVYIHDYNTPRILATPRYSAYIKIAEGCSNDCSYCTIPGIRGKFRSRGITSIVKEVENLALQGVKEINLIAQDTTSFGMDRDSKTIEELLRRLVKIEGIEWLRLLYLYPSKITDSLIKLIRDEKKMCKYFDIPIQHISKKILNAMNRTTTRDGITKLIQKIRDKIPDAIIRTSMIVGFPGETEDDFNELMDFVKGIKFDRLGVFKYSKEEGTPAYKMKNQVSDWVKEKRLRKIMHVQKKISLEHNKGIIGSVVRVLVEGVSDETDLLLKGRAVSQAPDIDGITYITSGTANAGDIVSVEITEAGEYDMAGEIMEEDKLLPRFKEMP, from the coding sequence ATGAAAAATAGAAGTGTATGCCTTGTTAGTCTTGGATGCCCAAAAAATCTGGTGGACTCTGAGGTCATGCTGGGTATTTTAAAAGAAGATGGGTATCATCTCGTTTCAGATGAAGATGATGCAGATATCCTTATTGTTAATACCTGCGGTTTTATCAGTGATGCAAAAAAAGAATCCGTTGATGAGATATTACGGCTTGCAGAATATAAGAAAACAGGCAGATGCAGACTTCTTATTGTAACAGGCTGTTTGACTCAAAGATACAAGGATGAACTTGCGGATGAACTGCCAGAGGTTGATTATTTTATTGGGACAGGCGAATATTTTAGGATTGCCGATATAATTAAAAATGGGGCAGAGAGGATTATAGTTGACAAACCTGTCTATATCCATGATTACAATACCCCAAGAATCCTTGCAACACCGAGATATTCTGCATATATAAAGATAGCGGAAGGCTGTTCAAATGACTGCTCTTACTGCACAATTCCGGGTATACGGGGCAAATTCAGAAGCAGGGGCATTACATCAATTGTAAAAGAGGTTGAAAACCTTGCATTACAGGGTGTTAAAGAGATTAACCTTATTGCACAGGATACAACATCATTTGGAATGGATAGGGATTCAAAAACCATTGAGGAACTTTTAAGGCGCCTGGTAAAAATAGAAGGCATAGAATGGCTCAGATTATTATACCTTTACCCAAGCAAAATTACAGACAGCCTCATCAAACTTATTAGAGATGAAAAAAAGATGTGCAAATATTTTGACATACCAATCCAGCACATAAGCAAGAAAATCTTAAATGCAATGAACCGAACTACAACAAGGGATGGGATTACAAAACTTATACAAAAAATAAGAGATAAAATCCCTGATGCCATCATTAGGACATCTATGATAGTTGGCTTCCCCGGAGAGACCGAAGATGATTTTAATGAACTTATGGACTTTGTAAAAGGCATAAAATTTGACAGGCTCGGCGTATTCAAATATTCAAAAGAAGAAGGCACACCTGCATACAAAATGAAAAATCAGGTGTCAGACTGGGTAAAAGAAAAGAGGCTCAGAAAGATAATGCATGTGCAGAAAAAGATTTCCCTTGAACATAATAAGGGGATTATTGGTTCAGTTGTAAGGGTTCTGGTTGAAGGTGTAAGCGATGAGACGGATTTGCTGTTAAAAGGCAGGGCAGTATCACAGGCACCTGACATAGACGGCATCACATACATAACAAGCGGCACAGCCAATGCGGGTGATATAGTTTCTGTAGAGATAACAGAGGCAGGGGAGTATGATATGGCAGGGGAGATTATGGAAGAAGATAAACTGTTACCAAGATTTAAGGAGATGCCATGA
- a CDS encoding PQQ-binding-like beta-propeller repeat protein: MILWKGLDNRHKGNSQGIKAVYPKNAVTFFGKRNLWSNTASNLSVQILTYLKQYAPFCSAIFSLSLAQILRLPRNIKIKCIFRVYIPIIFFIISTLPACSSLNFSFNFKKQVAIEKTPAPPPVEIKTDSWDTYLKDTSRSGLTEDTIKPPLRSYWTFDLKNIWNILPMYPTQNSSPAVVDNVAFIGSTDKIFYALNLNDKKALWQFKTSGAIESSPAYFMGKIYFGTNDGILYCLDAKNGKEVWHFNIKAEIISSPLIINNIIYFSSVDDKVYALDASTGAKIWHYNRTFVKRITQRQYASPSYYKNRVYMVFSDGFLVNMDAPSGREIWKKKIYEEDIYVRSTPVIDSGKIYLINGEGVLIVLDAETGDERWRFDITKSIDFAIKKNTIFLLNQGGQIFAVNKITGESLWREKVTKGNPASAIIAGNHLIVASNYSKTFLDVEFLTVYEGYIDIFNIDNGEIVWTENINSTISTTPIAAYNKLLFANNKGKLYIYSSQ; encoded by the coding sequence ATGATATTGTGGAAAGGATTAGATAATAGGCATAAAGGTAATAGTCAGGGGATAAAAGCCGTTTACCCAAAAAATGCAGTTACATTTTTTGGCAAACGCAATCTTTGGTCAAATACTGCGTCAAATCTGTCTGTCCAAATACTCACATACTTAAAACAGTATGCTCCGTTTTGTTCAGCCATCTTTTCCTTGTCTTTGGCTCAAATCTTGCGTTTGCCCCGAAACATAAAAATCAAGTGCATTTTTCGGGTTTACATCCCCATTATTTTTTTTATCATTTCAACACTGCCTGCCTGCTCATCACTCAATTTTAGTTTTAACTTTAAAAAACAGGTTGCAATAGAAAAGACACCTGCACCTCCACCTGTTGAAATAAAAACAGATTCATGGGACACATACCTCAAGGACACATCACGGAGCGGATTAACTGAAGATACCATAAAGCCGCCGCTTCGGTCATACTGGACATTTGATTTGAAAAACATCTGGAATATCCTGCCCATGTATCCCACACAAAACTCTTCACCTGCAGTTGTTGACAATGTTGCTTTTATAGGGAGCACTGACAAGATATTTTATGCCCTCAATTTAAACGATAAAAAGGCACTATGGCAGTTTAAAACAAGCGGCGCAATTGAATCCTCACCTGCATATTTCATGGGCAAAATCTATTTTGGCACAAATGACGGCATACTTTACTGCCTTGATGCAAAGAATGGAAAAGAGGTGTGGCATTTCAATATAAAGGCAGAAATTATATCCTCGCCTTTGATTATAAACAATATAATCTATTTTTCTTCTGTTGATGACAAGGTATATGCACTGGATGCCTCAACAGGTGCAAAGATATGGCACTACAACAGAACATTTGTAAAGCGTATAACACAGAGACAATATGCCTCTCCATCGTATTATAAAAACAGGGTGTATATGGTTTTTTCAGATGGATTTCTAGTAAATATGGATGCACCATCCGGTAGAGAAATATGGAAGAAAAAGATTTACGAGGAAGATATTTATGTCCGTTCAACACCTGTAATAGACAGCGGTAAGATATACCTGATAAATGGCGAGGGGGTTTTGATTGTTCTGGATGCTGAAACAGGCGATGAAAGGTGGAGATTTGATATTACCAAGTCCATTGATTTTGCAATAAAGAAAAATACTATCTTTCTCCTGAATCAGGGAGGACAGATATTTGCTGTAAATAAGATTACAGGGGAAAGTCTGTGGAGAGAAAAGGTTACCAAAGGAAACCCTGCATCAGCAATCATTGCTGGCAACCATCTTATAGTTGCATCAAACTATTCAAAGACATTTCTTGATGTGGAATTTTTAACAGTGTATGAAGGTTATATTGACATATTCAATATAGATAATGGTGAAATCGTATGGACCGAAAATATAAATTCTACCATATCTACAACCCCTATTGCTGCGTATAACAAACTCCTCTTTGCAAATAATAAAGGGAAATTATACATATATTCATCCCAGTAA
- a CDS encoding histidinol phosphate phosphatase domain-containing protein, which translates to MIDLHTHTLFSDGELLPSEIVRRAAVKGYTAIALTDHADASNIDFIIPRIVLVAKELNLTERIKVIPGIELTHCPPEHIKGLVEKARELGAKIVVVHGETPVEPVADGTNRIAIESMTDILAHPGFIKEEDVKLARELGVYLEISARKGHSLANGYVAKAAMRCGANLVLNSDSHSPSDLLDSCMARIVAKGAGLEKDDIIKMEKNANDIVERIR; encoded by the coding sequence ATGATAGATCTGCATACACATACACTTTTTAGCGATGGCGAACTACTGCCATCTGAGATTGTCAGAAGGGCAGCGGTAAAGGGTTACACTGCCATTGCCTTAACAGATCATGCAGATGCCTCTAATATTGATTTCATAATCCCCCGTATTGTCCTTGTTGCAAAGGAGCTTAATCTAACCGAAAGGATAAAGGTTATACCAGGTATAGAATTGACTCACTGCCCTCCTGAACATATTAAAGGTCTCGTAGAAAAGGCAAGGGAACTTGGGGCAAAGATTGTTGTTGTCCATGGCGAGACGCCTGTAGAGCCTGTAGCAGATGGGACAAATAGAATTGCCATTGAATCCATGACAGACATACTTGCGCACCCTGGTTTTATAAAAGAAGAGGATGTTAAACTTGCCAGAGAATTAGGTGTGTATCTTGAAATCAGTGCAAGGAAAGGACACAGCCTTGCCAATGGTTATGTTGCAAAGGCAGCAATGAGGTGCGGTGCAAATCTGGTTTTAAACAGCGATTCCCATTCTCCGTCAGACCTTCTGGATAGTTGTATGGCAAGGATTGTTGCAAAGGGTGCAGGACTGGAAAAAGATGATATTATAAAAATGGAGAAGAATGCCAATGATATTGTGGAAAGGATTAGATAA
- a CDS encoding bifunctional nuclease family protein: MLLEMKVSALAVDPYTNATIVILKDLEDKNALPIWIGIMEATAIAVELEKIKLSRPLTHDLLKEILKTTGIDILKIEINDLKDNVYYAAIHLKRMSELHVIDSRPSDAIALAMRTNSPIFVSSKVIEKSRNIDLRKIKEYPKDVKSEEWLDILENLSPEEFGKYKM, from the coding sequence ATGTTATTAGAAATGAAGGTGTCAGCCCTTGCGGTTGACCCATACACAAATGCAACAATAGTAATTCTAAAAGACTTGGAAGATAAGAATGCCCTTCCTATATGGATAGGCATTATGGAGGCAACCGCTATTGCTGTAGAATTGGAAAAGATAAAACTTTCCCGACCTTTAACCCATGACCTGCTAAAGGAAATCCTTAAGACTACAGGTATTGATATATTAAAGATTGAGATAAATGATCTAAAGGATAATGTCTATTATGCTGCAATCCATCTTAAGAGGATGTCAGAACTGCATGTAATAGATTCCCGTCCAAGCGATGCAATCGCACTGGCAATGAGAACAAATAGCCCTATATTTGTTAGCAGCAAGGTTATTGAAAAATCCAGAAATATTGATTTGAGAAAGATTAAAGAATATCCGAAAGATGTGAAATCAGAAGAATGGCTGGACATATTAGAAAACCTTTCCCCTGAAGAGTTCGGGAAATACAAGATGTAA